A portion of the Juglans microcarpa x Juglans regia isolate MS1-56 chromosome 1D, Jm3101_v1.0, whole genome shotgun sequence genome contains these proteins:
- the LOC121262297 gene encoding uncharacterized protein LOC121262297 isoform X5, whose product METIMTMVIEESEEISLDLLIPLLSSVKKENQTDSPIAWQLGEKVITNCAVKLKHYLKETVQSMGIALDDYSQIVTSICQSGPNLLEHEQVNGYREHSAHENKLGKQPGSSEPPQIFVNQVIKGLAPDTVCCTKIGQSVDSNLKSMMSNFAKNDNNFKKEKISKSLQRLLTRHSKSISARSNAEPGSVDSKKTTKSEIQRVSLPKKRGRKPNFVMNPEEGYDHILISTGRKTTNVHRRKSHDGGVDDSPSENLDPGKVTSSLEDVTELSDFQPKINKIVIAAAPFTDHSLPDANQPKRDRPKKKGNTVNQDANPNSLSRSKGRFLNSRVGEKAPQSADLSLKKESEVLHNSNTKPQGHTRKIRIATKTKEETTLALGYVVSEKEVAVPYVPEEKLVSRPSAMNSRSSIRMFIKKRKRDNATYEKDNTEASNRKTISKSASKSTNRDASCLEETSKTKLRRKHTATKEKSSKKSDLGERLVGSSIKVWWPLDKMFYEGVVNFYDPVKKKHQVLYADGDEEILNLKKERWELVGDNVLRGGQGTDLPELYASCDLSLIYIYISGLCILSRLEKSKGKVKSQSAKRQKVDASSKRIQASDGIFKVVKPTKSVDDPSKADDGHKKFTGKLRIEKLKAGTRLKQNMPKTITLPKGFL is encoded by the exons ATGGAAACAATTATGACCATGGTCATAGAGGAAAGCGAAGAAATTTCCTTAGATCTTCTCATTCCACTCCTATCTAgtgtaaaaaaggaaaatcag ACTGATTCGCCTATTGCATGGCAATTGGGAGAGAAAGTTATTACTAATTGTGCTGTTAAGCTTAAACATTATCTTAAGGAAACAGTGCAGTCTATGGGTATTGCTTTGGATGACTATTCTCAAATTGTCACTTCTATATGCCAAAGTGGACCCAACCTCCTCGAACATGAACAAGTCAATGGCTACAGGGAGCATTCG GCCCATGAGAATAAGTTAGGGAAACAGCCAGGATCAAGTGAGCCACCCCAG atttttgtcAACCAGGTGATCAAGGGTCTTGCTCCAGATACTGTGTGCTGTACCAAAATTGGCCAATCTGTGGATAGTAATTTGAAGTCAATGATGAGTAATTTCgctaagaatgataataatttcaaaaaagaaaaaatttcaaaatcattACAGCGTCTTCTTACTAGACATTCCAAAAGCATCAGTGCAAGAAGCAATGCTGAACCTGGCAGCGTAGACTCTAAGAAGACAACCAAATCAGAAATTCAGCGAGTCTCTCTTCCAAAGAAAAGGGGTAGGAAACCGAATTTTGTAATGAATCCTGAGGAAGGCTACGACCATATTTTGATTTCTACAGGAAGAAAAACTACAAATGTGCATCGCAGAAAGTCTCATGATGGGGGAGTTGATGATTCACCTTCTGAAAACCTAGATCCAGGGAAGGTCACTTCATCACTTGAAGATGTGACTGAACTTTCTGATTTTCAACCTAAAATTAACAAGATAGTGATTGCTGCTGCACCATTCACAGATCATTCGCTTCCTGATGCCAACCAGCCTAAAAGGGACCGGCCAAAGAAAAAAGGGAACACGGTTAATCAAGATGCCAACCCTAATTCCCTATCAAGGTCAAAGGGAAGGTTTTTGAATTCTCGGGTTGGGGAGAAAGCACCACAATCTGCAGATCTCAGTTTGAAAAAGGAATCTGAAGTTTTGCATAACTCTAACACAAAGCCACAGGGACACACGAGAAAGATTAGAATTGCTACAAAGACCAAAGAAGAGACAACTCTGGCTCTTGGATATGTAGTGTCGGAGAAGGAAGTTGCTGTCCCTTATGTTCCCGAGGAGAAACTGGTTTCGCGGCCATCAGCTATGAATAGTAGGTCATCAATCCGAATGTTtatcaagaaaagaaagagggaTAATGCTACTTATGAAAAAGATAATACTGAAGCATCTAATAGAAAG ACGATTTCTAAGTCTGCAAGTAAGTCAACCAATAGAGATGCCAGTTGCTTGGAAGAAACCTCAAAAACAAAACTCAGGAGGAAGCATACTGCCACAAAGGAAAAG TCTTCTAAAAAGTCTGATCTTGGTGAGCGATTGGTTGGTAGCAGTATAAAAGTTTGGTGGCCGTTGGACAAGAT GTTCTATGAAGGTGTTGTAAATTTTTATGATCCTGTGAAAAAGAAGCACCAG GTGTTATATGCTGATGGAGATGAAGAAATCTTAAACCTCAAAAAGGAACGCTGGGAACTAGTTGGGGATAATGTTTTGCGAGGA GGCCAAGGGACTGATCTTCCAGAACTATATGCTTCTTGTGATCT atctctcatatatatatatatctctggGTTGTGCATTTTGAGCAGACTTGAAAAGAGTAAAGGGAAAGTAAAGTCGCAGTCAGCCAAACGACAAAAGGTTGATGCTTCTTCAAAAAG GATTCAAGCTTCGGATGGTATATTCAAAGTCGTCAAACCTACAAAATCTGTGGATGACCCTTCAAAGGCAGATGATggtcataaaaaatttactgGCAAGTTGAGGATTGAGAAGCTAAAGGCCGGTACCAGATTGAAACAGAACATGCCTAAGACCATAACGTTGCCCAAGGGATTCCTCTAA